Part of the Ruegeria sp. AD91A genome, TGGGATTGGGAGCGTTGCCTCTGACGGCCAGCGATGCTGCGCAGGAGCTGGTGTTGCAACCTGCCAGCTATCGGTTGCGCGATCAGCTGACCACAGGGATGGTCAGCCTGTCACCAGATGCGCCACCACCGGTTCTTTACGGACATCAGGGCGAAACACTGCGTCTGACGGTGCGCAATACCCTGCCCGATTATACTGCGATGCATTGGCACGGGCTGCGCATCCGCAACGAGATGGACGGGGTACCCTACCTGACCCAGATGCCCATCGGCGAAAACGAGAGCTTTACCTATGAATTCACACCGCCGGATGCGGGCACGTATTGGTATCACCCTCATTGCATGACGATGGACCAGATGGCCCGAGGGCTGACCGGTGTGATGGTGGTTGCCGAACCGGAAGACCCGGGATTCGACAGCGAGCAGGTCGTCAATCTGCGGGATTTCAGGCTGGACGAAGATGGCGCGTTTCTGCCTGCCTATACTGCCCGTGGCGCTGCGCGGGCGGGCACGTTTGGCAACGTGCAGACCGCCAACTGGCAGAGCGAGGCAGTGTATGACCACGCGGCGGGCAGTCTGGTGCGTGTGCGGGTGGTCAACACGGATACGACCCGTATCTACACGTTGCATCCCGAAGGGGCCGAGGTCCGGATCATCGCATGGGACGGACATCCGGTAGAAACAGACGTGACACTGCCCACAGCAGCCAAGCCGCTATTGCTTGCCCCGGGTCAACGGGTGGATCTGGCGGTTCGGATGCCGGACGACGAGGGGCAGTCAGCCCTGCTGGTGGCCAAGTTTCCCGGGCAGAAACACCGCACTATGGTTCGGTTGCGGGCTATGGGCAAAACCATTGCACGAGACCTGCAAGAGCTGCGCCCATTGCGGGCAAACCCAGTCGCGCGCCCTGATCTGGGTCAGGCCGAGTTGCATGAATTCGTGTTCGGTTGGACCCCGGAAGGCGGCGCCCCGAATGACGGGTTCTGCGGGTCGTTGGGCTATAGTTTCTGGTCGATCAACCGCACGCCCTGGCCAGGCGATGCGGCGCAGGGAACCGGGCCAATGGCCGTGCTGCAACGGGGCAAGAGCTATGTTCTGCGACTGCGCAATGAATCGCCCACCCTGCACCCGATCCACCTGCACGGGCTGGCCTTCGTTCCGCTGACGTCGAACCTGCGCAAACTGCCACCGTTGCTGTCCGATACCATGCTTTTGTTGAAAGACGAGACCGTCGACGTCGCGCTGGTCGCGGACAATCCCGGCGACTGGGCGTTTCATTGCCACGTGATCGAACACCAGAAAACCGGACTGGCCGGGTTCATCCGGGTGATTTGACGCTAGCCCAGTGGTGACATGTTCAACGCCAGAACGTGGTTCGGATAGGCTTGGTCTGCGATACGGAAATCCGTGACGCCGACCTGACGGAAGCCTTTGGACAGGTAGAAATCGATGGCCGGAGCGTTCTCGGAATTGGTCGTCAGCCAGATTTCGGTGCGGCCTTTGTTCCGGCAATGGTCAATGGCCACCTGCAATAAAGCTGACCCGATGCCCTTTCCGTGGTGGCGCGACTGCACGTAAAAGGTCACGATCTCAAGATCGGAAAGCCCGTCAATGGGTGGATCACGGCCCTCTGCCAACCGAATGTAGCCATCGATTCCATCGCGGTTTTCAGACACCACCAGAAGATCACTCCCTTCCTCTAGCAGCGTTTCGAACCGTGCGGTTGTGAACTCGGACAATGCAAACTCGGCGAAGAAAGAACTTACGCCATGGCGCAGGTATGTGCCGATCCAGACTTCAATCGACAACGCGGCCAGGCTGGCGGCGTCCGATTTCCGGGCTGGTCTGAGCTTCATGCCCCTAGGACGAGCTGGCCGGACTCAACCGTTCCAGCAAAACCTTCGCCGCGGCCTGTTCGGCCTGACGTTTGGATCCTGCGGTGGCCTGTGCCTCGGTGCCGTCCTGAAGGCGGGCCGCAATGGTGAATATCGGGGCGTGGTCTGGACCACTGCGTTTGACTTCGACGTATGTGGGCGGCTTTTGCCCACGCGCCTGCGCCCATTCCTGCAACGAGGTCTTGGCGTCACGCGCATCTGCCTCGACCTCGTGGATGCGGTCCCCCCAAAGCGCCAGGATGACATCGCGGGCGGCCTCGAACCCCGCATCCCGGTAGATGGCGGCGATCACGGCCTCCATCGCGTCACCCAGCAGCGCTTGCTTGCGGCGGCCACCAGTCAGCATCTCGGACCGGCCCAGTTTCAGGACCGCGCCCAGATCGATCTGGCGGGCTACATCTGCGCAGGCCTCCTTGCGGACCAATGCGTTGAACCGGGGGGCCAACTGGCCTTCGGAGGCTTTTTTGTCAGCTTCAAGCAACGCGGTGGCCATGACAAGGCCCAGGACGCGGTCGCCCAGAAACTCCAGCCGCTGATTGTCTGGTCGGGTGGACGAAGACACCGAGCCATGGGTCAGAGCACGCACCAGCAGTTCGGGGTTTTTGAACTCATACCCCAATCGCCGCTGGAACGCCTTTATCTCAGACGAAAGCTTCAATTGACCGCCTTGAAGAAGCGGTCCGACCGCCATGTCCAGAAGAACAGCATCGAACGGCCGGCAGACGAGAACATGATCCGGTCGGCGCGACCGATCAGGTTTTCATAAGGCACGTATCCCACACCACCGGCAGATTGCGGCAGACGGCTGTCGCTGGAATTGTCACGGTTGTCACCCATGAAGAAATAGTTGCCCTCGGGCACGGTATAGATGCCGGTATTGTCCGATGCCTGGTTGCCGATGTTCAGCACATCATAAGAAACGCCATTGGGCAGGGTTTCGATCAGACGCGACTTTTCGCAGGTGCCGCCAATACCGACAGGGCCGTTTTCACAGCGCGGGCGCAGACGCTGCGGGCCTTGCGGTTCTGCAACTTCGGTGAACACGCCATCGGGCTGCTGTGGAACCGGAGTGCCATTGAGGATGATCTGGCCATCGCGGACCTGGATCCGGTCGCCCGGCAACCCGATCAGGCGTTTGATATAATCACGCCCGGTGACCGGATGGCGAAAGACGATGACATCGCCACGTTCCGGATCACCGCCCCAGATACGGCTGTCGTCGTCGCCCTTCATCCAGCCACAGATGTCTTCGGCGTCCACATTCAGGCCGACGCTGGGGATGATCAGGCTGGGGCAGGATGCATAGGAATAGCCATAAGCCATCTTGTTGACGAAGAGGAAATCACCGATCAGCAGCGTCTGCTTCATCGAGCCCGAGGGGATCCAGAACGGCTGAAAGAAGAGGGTACGGAACACGCCGGCAATCAGCAGCGCATAGACGATGGTTTTGATCGTCTCCCAGACGGGATTTCCGGTCTTGGCTTCCTCGGCCATACTGCTCTCTCCAGTTCTTTGCTTGGCTTCGCTGCTACATGCGGGGGCGATGGGGGTGAGTCAAGGCTGCGTGGTGAGATCTTGAAGCGGCCGCGCCTCGATCACCACGAAAGCCTGCGCCCAGGGATGGTCATCGGTCAGCGTGACGTGGATGATCGCCTCGTGCCCTTCAGGCGTCATTTCGCGCAGCCGTTCGGCGGCCCAGCCTGTCACATGCATCACGGGCTGGCCGGTGCGCAGATTGGTGACGGCCATGTCTTTCCACGCGATGCCCATGCGCAAACCGGTACCCAGCGCCTTGGAACAGGCCTCTTTCGCGGCCCAGCGTTTGGCATACGTACCCGCGGTGTCGGCGCGGCGTTCGGCCTTGCGCTGTTCGGTGTCAGTAAAGACGCGATTGCGGAACCGGTCGCCGAACCGGTCGAGCGTGCCCTGGATGCGATCAATATTTGCCAGGTCTGTGCCGATGCCGAGGATCATGACAATCTCACCGTCAGGATCTTGTAACTCGCCACACCAAAGAACCCGGCGAAGGCGAAATCGAACCAGCGGCGGGCGCGGCGGTAGGTTCGGACCATGCGCTCGGATGAAAACAGAAACGCATAGCCGATGAAGATCAAAAGCGATCCGGCATAGAGCATGGCGAAATAACCCAGCAGCATCGACAGGCTGGCATCATTGGGCGCGACGATGGCATAGATCGAGCCCCAGCTGAGGATCGCCTTGGGGTTGGTCAGGTGAATGGCCGCGCCCTTGGCAAAGATGGTCGGCAAAGTGCCCGTGACCGGTTTGCCCAAAGCGACCTCATCCGAGGTCATCGCACGACGCAGGGCCTTCAGCGCCAGCCAGCCCAGATAAGCTACGCCGATATAGCGGATCACCTCGAACACCCAGACATTGGCCAGCATGATCGCCGACAGGCCAAGCGCGGCGGCAATGCCCCACGCGGCAGATCCAGCGCAAATGCCCAGTGCAAAGGCCAGCCCAGCGGTGCGGCCTTCGTTCATGGCTGTTCCGGCAATGCCCATCGTGGCGGGGCCCGGAGAGCCGCCAGCCATCAGCCAGGCTAGCCAGATGGCGACAAAGCCGGGGGTGATCACACCCGCGCCTCATCCATAAGGCGGCGCATTTCCTGAATGGCCGGGGTCAGACCCAGAAAGATCGCCTCGCCAATCAGGAAATGACCGATATTCAGTTCCTTGACCTCTGGGAAAGCGGCGACCGGTTTCACGGTGTCATAGGTCAGGCCATGACCCGCATGAACCTCAAGCCCCAGCGAATGGGCGAAAGAGGACATCTGGCGCAGCGCTTCAAGCTCGTGTTCGGCATCCTCGATACGGCCTTCGGCATAGGCGTCGCAATAGGCGCCGGTGTGCAGTTCGATTACCTCGGCGCCGATACGGTGCGCGGCCTCGATCTGGCGTTGATCGGCGGCGATGAAGATCGACACCCGACAGCCGACATCACGCAAAGGCGCGATGAAATGCGCCAGCCTGTTTTCCTCGCGCGCGACTTCAAGACCGCCCTCGGTGGTGCGCTCCTCGCGCTTTTCGGGAACGATGCAGACCGCGTGCGGCTTATGGCGCAAGGCGATTTTCTGCATCTCGGGCGTCGCGGCCATCTCAAAGTTCAGCGGCACCGACAGAACCTCCATCAGCCCGTCGATATCGGCGTCCGAGATATGGCGTCGATCTTCGCGCAAATGCGCGGTGATGCCGTCGGCGCCTGCCTCTTCCGCCAGTTTGGCGGCGCGCAGCGGATCCGGATAATCCCCGCCCCGCGCATTGCGCACCGTGGCCACGTGATCGATGTTCACACCCAGACGCAGATGGTTCTCAGACATCCCTCGATTCCTTTTGCATGTTTTGGCCCGAGCCTAGAGACTCTGCCGAAGAAACGTCAGCCGAATCTTCGGCCAAACGCTTGATTTCATCAAACTTCGCCTTGATCTTGGCCCGACGGCGCTGCTGGTACGTCAGGATCAAAGGCAGGCTGAGGTAATAGCAGATCACACCCGCAACGACGCCCGGAATGATCCCACCGATCATGTAGGGGTAGAAGACGTCGTCGTAGAACTGCGACAGCCCGTGCCAGTCGGCCACGCGATCCGTAAATAACGCCAAGAAATTGTTCTTGAGATCCCCTATGGCACTGGCGAATTTGCCCATCAGCCCCCGTGTGTCGCCTTCTTCGTATTCGGTGCCCAGCAGGAAATGCCCGGTCTGAAGACAGATCACCCCAATCGGTACATACGTGAGCGGGTTGCCAAAGAACGTGCCGCTGAGCGCGGCCAGAAGATTGCCTTTGATCAGCCTTGCGCCAATGGCGGCGACAAGAAAATGCAACCCGTAAAACGGAGTAAAGGCCGCGAAAACACCCGCCCCTATGCCGCGCGCGATTCGGTCAGGGGTATCCGGCAGACGCCGGACACGGTGTTTCACGTAATGGAAGGCGCGGGTCCATCCGCCACGCGGATAGACGAAATCCGATGCGATCTGGACTGGAGAGCGTCGGTCTCGGCGCTTGAATACCACCCGTGATCACCCCTTCTCAGCCAGCCGCAACCGAAGTCTTGACCTGATCCCGATACCGTTCGACCGCAGCAACATCGCTTTCCGCCTCTAGCATCAGCATGAGTGAGTGAAGCTGTTCAAGGTCGCGCAGCTCGACATTGATCAGAAGGCGATAAAAATCCGGTTTGCGATCAACAAACTCGAGGTTCGAGATATTGGCCTTTTTCTCGCCGATCAATGTGCAAATACGCCCCAGAACTCCGGCGTCGTTGCCAATGGTCAGATCCAACGTCGCGCCATAGACGGCCGGGTGGGTGCCCGAGTGCCAGTGCAGATCGACCCACCGGTCAGGTTCGCCTTCGAACTCGCTGAGCCGGTCGCAATCGATGGCATGTACAACCACGCCCTTGCCCCGATAGGTGATGCCGACGATACGTTCCCCCGGAAGCGGTTGACAGCAGGGGGCCCGGTCGAACTTCTGCCCCGGCTCCAGGCCAATCACCGCACGGCGCAGCGGAATGGCGTCGCCGTCGTCCTTGGCAAGTTCGGGATAGACGGCCTGAACCACCTCATGCGCGGTCAGTTCGGCGCTGCCAAGACGGGCCAGTAGCTCGTGCCGATCTTTCAGGCGCAGGTGTTTTGCGGCGGTATCAAGCGCTTTGTCGGTCGCCTTGCGGCCCACGTGCTCGAAACCGGAACGCGCCAGTTCCTTGCCCAGCTTGATGAATCGTTCCCGATCCACCTCGCGCAGGGCGCGGCGAATGGCGGTACGGGCCTTGCCGGTGACTGCAATCTCCAGCCACGTGACCTGTGGCGTCTGACCGTCGGCAGTGATGATGTCCACGGACTGGCCATTTTTGAGCCGCGTCCAGAGCGGAACGCGGATACCGTCAACCTTGGCCCCGACACAGGCGTGACCGATACGGGTATGAATGGCATAGGCGAAATCGATGGGTGTCGCGCCACGCGGCAGTTTAACCACGTCGCCCTTGGGGGTGAAACAGAACACCTGGTCCGAGTACATCTCGAGCTTGACGGCTTCGAGGAAGTCTTCGTGATCTTCCTCGTTGTCGAACTGCTCGGTCAGGTTGGAAATCCATTTGGCCGGATCGACGGCGAATGGGTTCTCGGTGCGCACACCGTCGCGATAGGACCAATGCGCCGCGACCCCGGTTTCGGCCACGTCATGCATCTGCCGGGTACGGATCTGGACCTCGACCCGTTTACCGTCCCGGCCAGAAACCGTGGTGTGGATGGAGCGGTAACCGTTGGATTTCGGCTGGCTTATGTAGTCCTTGAACCTGCCCGGCACCGCCCGCCAGCGCTGATGGATGGCACCCAGAGTCCTATAGCAGTCTTCTTCCGTCTGGGTGATGATGCGGAAACCGTAGATGTCAGACAAGCGAGAGAAGCCCTGATCCTTTTCCTGCATCTTGCGCCAGATCGAATAGGGTTTCTTGGCGCGACCAAAAACCTCTGCCTCGATACCCGCTTTTTCCAGCTCGTGTCGCATGTCGCCGGTGATGCGATGAATCACGTCGCCGGTTTCGCGTTGCAGGGTGATGAAGCGACGGATGATCGACTGGCGGCCTTCGGGGTTGAGGACACGGAAAGCCAGATCTTCAAGTTCCTCGCGCATCCACTGCATGCCCATCCGGCCCGCAAGCGGTGCGTAGATATCCATCGTCTCACGGGCTTTGACGATCTGCTTTTCCGGGCGCATCGCCTTGATCGTGCGCATGTTGTGCAAACGGTCGGCGAGCTTGACCAGAATGACCCGCAGGTCCTTGGACATGGCCATGAACAGCTTGCGGAAGTTCTCGGCCTGCTTGGTCTCGCGGCTGGACAGTTGCAGGTTGGTTAGCTTGGTGACGCCATCCACCAGTTTGGCGACCTCATCCCCAAAAAGTTCAGCCACCTTGCCATAGTTGGCCTTGGTGTCTTCGATCGTGTCGTGAAGCAGCGCCGTGATGATGGTTGCATCATCCAGACGCTGTTCGGTCAGGATGGCGGCAACGGCAACGGGATGGGTGAAATAGGGTTCACCGGAATGACGGAATTGCCCTTCATGCATCTGCTGGCCAAATTCGTAGGCCAGCGCAATGCGGTCAGCATTTGTCTTGGGATTGTAGTTGCGGACCAGCGCAATCAGGTCGTCAGCAGAAATCATCCGGTCCGCACCTTCGTCTTCAGGGCTTACCCCTGCCCTTGAGCCTCCATCAGAGCGCGCAGGAGCTTCTCTTCGGACATGTCGTCCATGGCGGGTTTGTCCGTTTCGGCACCCATCAGCAGCGCCATCTGATCCTCTTCGGGCTCATCAACCTCGATCTGGGTCTGGTTGGCCTCGATCAGCCGCTCGCGCAGTTCGTCTGCGCTTTGGGTTTCGTCGGCGATTTCACGCAGAGACACGACAGGGTTCTTGTCGTTATCGCGGTCAACGGTAATCGCTGCACCGGCGGAAATCTCACGCGCCCGATGGGCGGCGAGCATCACCAGCTCGAACCGGTTTGGAACCTTGTCTACGCAATCTTCAACCGTCACGCGGGCCATTGGGCGCTCTCCGTTTCTGAATCCATGTCAGGAAGGGGTTTATCTAAGCGCGAATCCGCGCCTTGACAAGCAGGAAATGCTGCATTTGCACGGATCACAGCGCCGTGACCGCCTCGACCTCTGCCGCGGGAAGGGCCTGGATCATCTCGGAGACCGTGAGATCCAGAACCGGATGACGCCATTCGGGCACGATATCGGCCATTGGCACCAGGACAAAGGCGCGATCCTGAAGGCGCGGGTGCGGCAGAACCAACTGATCCGGCGCCTCCTGCCTTTGCGATTCGGCCGGCAGGGTCAGCCAGCGATCGAACACGGCGCGATCCGGCAGGACCTGATCTTCGAAACAGACCAGATCCAGATCCAGCGTCCGCATCCCCCAGCGCTGCACCCGTTCGCGCCCGAATTCCTGTTCGACCTCGTGCAGCGCCTGCAACACCTGCGACGGAGATTTCTCGGTCGCAATCAGCGCCGCGGCATTCACGTAGTCCGGGCCGGCCCCGGCGGGAAAGCACGGTGTCGCAAAAAAACGACTGACAGAGCGAATCATCACATTGTGACGCGATAACGCGTCAAGCGCGCTCTGAAGTGTTACAGCGGGACTATTTCCTCTCAAATCGAGATTTGCGCCCAGCGCAACAACGGCATTTGGCATGGATTTGCTCATGTGATACCCTACATTCGACCCATTGCATACTTGCGATAACCGACAGAAGTTCTAATTATAGGCTTACCAGAGCGCGTCATTTTATCACTCACTCACTCACGTAACGCGGCACGCACTGGATTATACCGGAAGGGACCATTTATGTTTTATAAAGACGAACGGCTAGCGCTGTTCATCGACGGCTCGAATCTTTATGCCGCGGCAAAAGCACTCGGTTTCGACATTGACTACAAACTTCTGCGGCAGGAATTCATGCGCCGCGGCAAGCTTCTTCGTGCCTTCTACTACACAGCGCTGCTGGAAAACGACGAGTATTCGCCGATCCGTCCATTGGTTGACTGGCTGCATTACAATGGCTTCACCATGGTCACGAAACCGGCCAAGGAATACACCGACAGCATGGGGCGTCGGAAAGTCAAAGGAAATATGGATATCGAGCTTACCGTCGATGCCATGGAACTGGCGCCGCGCGTCGATCATATCGTGCTGTTCTCGGGTGATGGGGATTTCCGCCCGTTGATCGCCAGCCTGCAACGGCAGGGTGTGCGCGTATCGGTGGTTTCGACCATCCGCAGCCAGCCGCCGATGATCTCGGACGAACTGCGCCGCCAGGCAGACAATTTCATCGAGCTGGAAGACCTGCGCGATGTCATCGGTCGCCCGCCGCGTGAAATGCCAACGGAGCATCGCAGCGTCGCTGTTGCCAGCAACAGCTAACGAGGCGACTGGCCTGTCATGATGGGAAAAAATCGCGCGGTCAGGACGTCGGTCCTGGCCGCGCTTCTTTAACAAGGTACAGGTGCTTAAACATCACCTGATTAGCAACGATTCGTGTCAGAGGAATGACGATGTCCTGTCTGGACCAAGGCCGGGAAAAGACTTACCTGTGCCATAAGGAGACAGCCTGATGAAAAAGCCGCCACTGACACTTTACCTTGCCGCCCCACGCGGGTTCTGCGCCGGTGTGGACCGCGCCATCAAGATCGTTGAGATGGCTTTGCAGAAATGGGGCCCACCGGTCTATGTGCGCCACGAGATCGTGCACAACAAATTCGTGGTCGATGGCCTTCGCGCCAAAGGGGCCGTTTTCGTCGAAGAGTTGCAGGAATGCCCCGATGACCGCCCCGTGATCTTTTCCGCCCACGGAGTGCCGAAATCCGTTCCCGCCGAGGCTGCCCAGCGCGAGATGATATATGTGGACGCCACCTGTCCTCTGGTTTCCAAGGTGCATGTCGAGGCGCAGCGCCACGCGGATGCGGGGTTGCAGATGATTATGATCGGCCACAAGGGCCATCCGGAAACCGTGGGCACCATGGGGCAGTTGCCCGAGGGCGATGTGCTGCTGGTCGAGACCGTGGACGACGTTGCCACGGTGCAGGTGCGCGACCCGCAGAAGCTGGCCTTTGTCACCCAAACCACCCTGTCGGTCGATGACACCAAGGACATCATCGCAGCCCTTCAGGCCCGGTTCCCAGCCATTGTCGGACCGCACAAGGAAGACATCTGCTATGCCACCACGAACCGGCAGGAAGCGGTGAAGTCCGTGGCCCCCAAGGCGGATGCCTTGCTGGTTGTGGGGGCGCCGAATTCATCGAACTCGCGCCGCCTGGTCGAGGTCGCCTCGCGCGAGGGGTGTCAGTACGCGCAGCTTGTCCAGCGCGCCACCGAGATTGACTGGCGCGCGCTTGAGGGTATCTCGACCGTGGCTGTCACTGCAGGCGCGTCGGCCCCGGAGGTTCTGGTGAACGAGGTGATCGAAGCGTTCAGCGCGCATTATGATGTCACCGTCGAGCCGGTCGAGACCGCCATTGAAAACGTCGAGTTCAAAGTCCCCCGCGTGTTAAGGCAACCGGCGTGAACGGAGTGCCGAAAGCACCGCTCTATCTGGGACTGGCGGGACTTGTCCCGTTTGTCTGGGGCGCGCTGACCTATCTGAACGGCGACCTAAATGCCTGGGGCGCGCAAACCTTTGGCCCACGTTTCGTAGGGCCCTATGTGCAACTGTTCTATGGATCGGTCATCCTGAGCTTCATGTCCGGTGTTCTCTGGGGCTTTGCCACCAAGACGTCAGGCAGCAAGGCGGCACTGTGTTATCTGTTGTCGGTTCTGCCCGCGCTTTGGGCATTTGCTATGACAGGGGGCGGGCCGGTCAATGCGGGCACCAATCTGATATATGGGTTCGTTGGCTTGTTGTTGCTGGATGCCCTGTTTTCCTACTGGCGCCTTACACCGATCTGGTGGATGCAGTTGCGCATCCTGCTGACCGCAGTCGTATTGGCCAGCCTTGCAGTCGGAGTGTACCTGTGACCGATGAACGTACGATCAAAGCCTATACAAACAAGGTGGCCGAATATCTGAAGATCCCCCTGCCGCCCGAGCAGCTTGAGGCTCGTCAGGCTTTCGCCGATGCGGTCGGTGCAGGAGGCTATGTACTGGATCTGGGGTCCGGGCCGGGGTCGGACAGCAGTTTCCTTATGCGTCAGGGGCTGAAAGTTCGGGCACTGGATGCCACGCCAGCCTTTGTCGAACATGCACGCGTAAACGGTGTGGATGCACATCTGGGTACGTTCGATGACGTCACCGAGACAGCCGAATATGACGGGATTTACGCCAGCTTTTCCCTGCTGCACGCACCCCGCGCAGATTTCCCGCGCCATCTGCAATCGATCCACAGGGCTCTGAAACCGGGCGGCCAGTTGTTTCTGGGGATGAAACTGGGCACCGGTGAGCACCGCGATGATCTGGATCGCTATTACACCTATTACACAGAGTCCGAAATAGAGGACGCCTTGAAAGAGGCCGGGTTTACGATTGATCGCGCAGTCCACGGCATCGGAAAGGGTCTGGCCGGATCGTATGATGGATATGTTCTGGTGTTTGCCCATGCCTGAATTGTTTGCATATACAGACGGCGCCTGTTCGGGCAATCCTGGCCCCGGCGGCTGGGGCGTGCTGCTGCGCGCGATGGACGGGGACAGGGTTCTGAAAGAACGTGAGCTCAACGGAGGCGAGGCCGAGACCACCAACAACCGGATGGAGTTGCTGGCCGCCATCAGCGCGCTGGAAACGCTGGAGCGGCCGTCGAAGATCACCATCGTCACCGACAGCGCCTATGTGAAGAACGGTGTCACCGGCTGGATTTTCGGTTGGAAGCGCAACGGTTGGAAAACCTCGAACAAGAAGCCGGTTAAGAATGTCGATCTGTGGCAGCGTCTGGATGAGGCGCAGGAACGGCATGATGTGACCTGGGAATGGGTCAAGGGCCACGCGGGCCACCCCGAGAATGAAAAAGCCGATGAACTGGCTCGTGCCGGCATGGCGCCGTTCAAACCGAAAAAGGCACAGGCGTGACCGCACTGACGCTGCTGGACTATGCCTCAGTTCTGATCTTCGCGTTGACAGGGGCACTGGTGGCCAGCCGTGCCCAGCTGGATCTGGTGGGCTTTGCTTTCATGGCCTGCCTGACCGCCGTCGGTGGCGGCACTGTACGAGACCTTTTGCTGGATCGTCACCCGATCTTTTGGGTCGGGCAGCCGAATTACATCCTGATCGCAGTCGCGGCGTCGGTCTTGGTGTTCTTTACAGCACATCTGGTTGAAAGCCGTTATAACTGGCTGGTCTGGCTGGACAGTTTTGCGCTGTCGGTTGCCGTTGCGGCCGGAACCGGCGCGGCGCTGTCGCTGGATCAGTCCGGGGTCATTGTCGTTTTGATGGGTGTGACCACCGGATGCCTGGGCGGGCTGATGCGCGACGTGGTCTGCAACGAAGTGCCGCTGGTGCTGAAACAGGGCGAACTTTATGTGTCCTGTGCCTTTACAGGTGCCCTGACGGCAGTGCTGGCTGCCAGATTGGGGACAGAGCCTGCGTTTTCTCTGGCTCTCTGCGCGCTGGTGTGCTGGGCGTTGCGAGCCGGATCTTTGATGTTTGGCTGGCAGATGCCGGTCTACAAAAGCCGCCCGCCGCGCAACTGAGCCTATCTGTGGACGCCAAAGCGGCATGCTGATACCCCTGCTGAAAGCGCAGCCCGGAGGCCAATGTGTCCTTTAGACTTACATCCATCACATCTTGCCTGGCCCTGCTCGCCTCATGTGGCGCGTATTACACTCCTGTCAGTTTTGTTGCTCAGGGCGACCAGATCATCGCCTCGGGCACGATTGACGAGACAACCCTGTCTGCCTTTGAGGAAGTGATCGCCCAAAACCCCGAAGCCCGAACGCTGGTGCTGCAATACATTGAAGGATCGTTGGATGATGACGCCAACGTTATTTTCAGCCGCGAAGTGCACAGGGCCGGGTTCGATACCGTCGTGCCCTCGAACGGTCTGGTTGCCAGCGGGGGCACCGATCTGTTTCTGGCCGGAAACCGCCGCGTCCTGCAACCG contains:
- a CDS encoding bifunctional (p)ppGpp synthetase/guanosine-3',5'-bis(diphosphate) 3'-pyrophosphohydrolase; this encodes MISADDLIALVRNYNPKTNADRIALAYEFGQQMHEGQFRHSGEPYFTHPVAVAAILTEQRLDDATIITALLHDTIEDTKANYGKVAELFGDEVAKLVDGVTKLTNLQLSSRETKQAENFRKLFMAMSKDLRVILVKLADRLHNMRTIKAMRPEKQIVKARETMDIYAPLAGRMGMQWMREELEDLAFRVLNPEGRQSIIRRFITLQRETGDVIHRITGDMRHELEKAGIEAEVFGRAKKPYSIWRKMQEKDQGFSRLSDIYGFRIITQTEEDCYRTLGAIHQRWRAVPGRFKDYISQPKSNGYRSIHTTVSGRDGKRVEVQIRTRQMHDVAETGVAAHWSYRDGVRTENPFAVDPAKWISNLTEQFDNEEDHEDFLEAVKLEMYSDQVFCFTPKGDVVKLPRGATPIDFAYAIHTRIGHACVGAKVDGIRVPLWTRLKNGQSVDIITADGQTPQVTWLEIAVTGKARTAIRRALREVDRERFIKLGKELARSGFEHVGRKATDKALDTAAKHLRLKDRHELLARLGSAELTAHEVVQAVYPELAKDDGDAIPLRRAVIGLEPGQKFDRAPCCQPLPGERIVGITYRGKGVVVHAIDCDRLSEFEGEPDRWVDLHWHSGTHPAVYGATLDLTIGNDAGVLGRICTLIGEKKANISNLEFVDRKPDFYRLLINVELRDLEQLHSLMLMLEAESDVAAVERYRDQVKTSVAAG
- the rpoZ gene encoding DNA-directed RNA polymerase subunit omega; amino-acid sequence: MARVTVEDCVDKVPNRFELVMLAAHRAREISAGAAITVDRDNDKNPVVSLREIADETQSADELRERLIEANQTQIEVDEPEEDQMALLMGAETDKPAMDDMSEEKLLRALMEAQGQG
- a CDS encoding NYN domain-containing protein, with protein sequence MFYKDERLALFIDGSNLYAAAKALGFDIDYKLLRQEFMRRGKLLRAFYYTALLENDEYSPIRPLVDWLHYNGFTMVTKPAKEYTDSMGRRKVKGNMDIELTVDAMELAPRVDHIVLFSGDGDFRPLIASLQRQGVRVSVVSTIRSQPPMISDELRRQADNFIELEDLRDVIGRPPREMPTEHRSVAVASNS
- the rnhA gene encoding ribonuclease HI is translated as MPELFAYTDGACSGNPGPGGWGVLLRAMDGDRVLKERELNGGEAETTNNRMELLAAISALETLERPSKITIVTDSAYVKNGVTGWIFGWKRNGWKTSNKKPVKNVDLWQRLDEAQERHDVTWEWVKGHAGHPENEKADELARAGMAPFKPKKAQA
- a CDS encoding bifunctional 2-polyprenyl-6-hydroxyphenol methylase/3-demethylubiquinol 3-O-methyltransferase UbiG, producing MTDERTIKAYTNKVAEYLKIPLPPEQLEARQAFADAVGAGGYVLDLGSGPGSDSSFLMRQGLKVRALDATPAFVEHARVNGVDAHLGTFDDVTETAEYDGIYASFSLLHAPRADFPRHLQSIHRALKPGGQLFLGMKLGTGEHRDDLDRYYTYYTESEIEDALKEAGFTIDRAVHGIGKGLAGSYDGYVLVFAHA
- the ispH gene encoding 4-hydroxy-3-methylbut-2-enyl diphosphate reductase yields the protein MKKPPLTLYLAAPRGFCAGVDRAIKIVEMALQKWGPPVYVRHEIVHNKFVVDGLRAKGAVFVEELQECPDDRPVIFSAHGVPKSVPAEAAQREMIYVDATCPLVSKVHVEAQRHADAGLQMIMIGHKGHPETVGTMGQLPEGDVLLVETVDDVATVQVRDPQKLAFVTQTTLSVDDTKDIIAALQARFPAIVGPHKEDICYATTNRQEAVKSVAPKADALLVVGAPNSSNSRRLVEVASREGCQYAQLVQRATEIDWRALEGISTVAVTAGASAPEVLVNEVIEAFSAHYDVTVEPVETAIENVEFKVPRVLRQPA
- the folK gene encoding 2-amino-4-hydroxy-6-hydroxymethyldihydropteridine diphosphokinase — its product is MSKSMPNAVVALGANLDLRGNSPAVTLQSALDALSRHNVMIRSVSRFFATPCFPAGAGPDYVNAAALIATEKSPSQVLQALHEVEQEFGRERVQRWGMRTLDLDLVCFEDQVLPDRAVFDRWLTLPAESQRQEAPDQLVLPHPRLQDRAFVLVPMADIVPEWRHPVLDLTVSEMIQALPAAEVEAVTAL
- a CDS encoding DUF3429 domain-containing protein produces the protein MNGVPKAPLYLGLAGLVPFVWGALTYLNGDLNAWGAQTFGPRFVGPYVQLFYGSVILSFMSGVLWGFATKTSGSKAALCYLLSVLPALWAFAMTGGGPVNAGTNLIYGFVGLLLLDALFSYWRLTPIWWMQLRILLTAVVLASLAVGVYL